A region of the Geomonas subterranea genome:
CGCCGAAGGGGCAGACCATGACGCAGACCTTGCACCCCACGCAGTTCTTCTCGCGCACCCCGACCTGGCCGCTCTCCTGCAGCATGGCGCCGGTGGGGCAGGCCGCCGCGCAGGGCGCGTCCTCGCACTGGCGGCACTGAACCGGCATCATCACACCGCCGGCCGCCACCACGCGGTTGCGCGGCCTCAGTGTCAGCCCCGAGAGCGCCGCCTGGTGCAGCCCCGTCCCGGAATGGGCCACCGCACAGGCCAGCTCGCAGCCGTGACAGCCGAGACAGCGCTCAGGATCGG
Encoded here:
- a CDS encoding 4Fe-4S dicluster domain-containing protein, with product MKRQRENAIVFADPERCLGCHGCELACAVAHSGTGLHQAALSGLTLRPRNRVVAAGGVMMPVQCRQCEDAPCAAACPTGAMLQESGQVGVREKNCVGCKVCVMVCPFGAISVKHEGGDPESCRTNGGIARKCDLCAGTGRDVPACVEGCPTKALSLVDLEEYRQTLIEARAAELAQSLQHLKSRKARI